A single genomic interval of Arachis duranensis cultivar V14167 chromosome 7, aradu.V14167.gnm2.J7QH, whole genome shotgun sequence harbors:
- the LOC107457623 gene encoding clathrin heavy chain 2 isoform X2, with amino-acid sequence MAAANAPITMKEALTLPSIGINPQFINFTHVTMESDKYICVRETAPQNSVVIVDMNMPNQPLRRPITADSALMNPNSRILALKAQLQGTTQDHLQIFNIEMKAKVKSYQMPEQVVFWKWITPKLLGLVTQTSVYHWSIEGESEPVKMFERTANLANNQIINYRCDPTEKWLVLIGIAPGSPERPQLVKGNMQLYSVDQQRSQALEAHAASFAQFKVPGNDNPSVLISFASKTLNAGQIISKLHVIELGAQPGKPSFTKKQADLFFPPDFADDFPVAMQISHKYNLIYVITKLGLLFVYDLETATAVYRNRISPDPIFLTAEATSLGGFYAINRRGQVLLATVNEQTIVNFVSGQLNNLELAVNLAKRGNLPGAEKLVVERFHELFAQTKYKEAAELAAESPQGILRTPDTVAKFQSVPVQAGQTPPLLQYFGTLLTRGKLNAFESLELSRLVVNQNKKNLLENWLAEDKLECSEELGDLVKTVDNDLALKIYIKARATPKVVAAFAERREFDKILIYSKQVGYTPDYLFLLQTILRTDPQGAVNFALMMSQMEGGSPVDYNTITDLFLQRNLIREATAFLLDVLKPNLPEHAFLQTKVLEINLVTFPNVADAILANGMFSHYDRPRIAQLCEKAGLYVRALQHYTELPDIKRVIVNTHAIEPQSLVEFFGTLSREWALECMKDLLLANLRGNLQIIVQVAKEYCEQLGVDSCIKLFEQFKSYEGLYFFLGSYLSSSEDPEIHFKYIEAAAKTGQIKEVERVTRESNFYDAEKTKNFLMEAKLPDARPLINVCDRFGFVPDLTHYLYTNNMLRYIEGYVQKVNPGNAPLVVGQLLDDECPEDFIKGLILSVRSLLPVEPLVDECEKRNRLRLLTQFLEHLVSEGSQDVHVHNALGKIIIDSNNNPEHFLTTNPYYDSRVVGKYCEKRDPTLAVVAYRRGQCDDELINVTNKNSLFKLQARYVVERMDGDLWAKVLSPDNEYRRQLIDQVVSTALPESKSPEQVSAAVKAFMTADLPHELIELLEKIVLQNSAFSGNFNLQNLLILTAIKADPSRVMDYVNRLDNFDGPAVGEMAVEAQLYEEAFAIFKKFNLNVQAVDVLLDNIHSIDRAVEFAFRVEEDAVWSQVAKAQLREGLVSDAIESFIRADDATQFLDVIRAAEDANVYHDLVKYLLMVRQKAKEPKVDSELIYAYAKIDRLSDIEEFILMPNVANLQNVGDRLFDEALYEAAKIIFAFISNWAKLAVTLVKLQQFQGAVDAARKANSAKTWKEVCFACVDAEEFRLAQICGLNIIVQVDDLEEVSEYYQNRGCFNELISLMESGLGLERAHMGIFTELGVLYARYRPEKLMEHIKLFSTRLNIPKLIRACDEQQHWKELTYLYIQYDEFDNAATTIMNHSPEAWDHMQFKDVIVKVANVELYYKAVHFYLQEHPDLINDVLNVLALRVDHARVVDIMRKAGHLRLVKPYMVAVQSNNVSAVNEALNEIYVEEEDYDRLRESIDLHDNFDQIGLAQKIEKHELLEMRRVAAYIYKKAGRWKQSIALSKKDNLYKDAMETASQSGDRELAEELLVYFIDQGKKECFASCLFVCYDLIRADIVLELAWMHNMIDFAFPYLLQFIREYTGKVDELVKDKIEAQNEVKVKEQEEKDVVAQQNMYAQLLPLALPAPPMPGMGGGMGGGYGPPPPPPQMGGLGMPPMPPFGMPPMGSSY; translated from the exons ATGGCGGCTGCAAACGCTCCGATCACCATGAAAGAAGCCCTAACC TTGCCTAGCATCGGCATCAATCCGCAGTTCATCAATTTCACGCACGTGACGATGGAGTCAGATAAGTATATATGCGTTCGAGAGACGGCACCGCAGAACAGCGTGGTTATCGTTGATATGAACATGCCAAATCAACCTTTGAGGAGGCCTATCACTGCTGATTCTGCTCTTATGAATCCAAATTCTAGAATCCTTGCGTTGAAAG CCCAACTGCAAGGGACTACCCAGGATCACCTACAGATATTTAATATTGAAATGAAAGCAAAGGTGAAATCATATCAGATGCCAGAGCAG GTTGTCTTTTGGAAATGGATTACACCCAAGTTGTTGGGTCTTGTGACACAGACCTCTGTATACCACTGGTCAATTGAAG GTGAATCTGAGCCTGTAAAGATGTTTGAGAGAACTGCCAATTTGGCCAACAACCAGATAATTAATTACCGATGCGATCCTACAGAAAAATGGTTGGTCTTGATTGGCATTGCTCCTGGTTCACCGGAG AGGCCACAATTGGTGAAGGGAAACATGCAACTTTACTCCGTGGATCAGCAGCGTAGTCAGGCTCTTGAAGCTCATGCTGCATCCTTTGCTCAATTTAAG gtTCCTGGAAATGATAATCCTTCAGTTTTGATATCTTTTGCCTCAAAGACACTCAATGCTGGTCAAATTATATCGAAGTTGCATGTTATTGAGCTGGGTGCACAGCCAG GGAAGCCATCATTTACCAAGAAACAGGCAGATCTTTTCTTCCCACCGGATTTTGCTGATGACTTTCCAGTTGCAATGCAG ATATCCCACAAATACAATTTGATTTATGTGATTACCAAACTTGGGCTACTATTTGTGTATGATTTGGAGACAGCAACTGCTGTGTATAGAAACAGAATTAGTCCAGATCCAATATTTTTGACAGCAGAAGCTACGTCACTGGGAGGCTTTTATGCCATCAACAGGAGAGGCCAGGTGTTATTGGCTACTGTCAATGAACAAACCATTGTGAATTTTGTCAGCGGCCAG TTAAACAATTTGGAGCTTGCGGTTAATCTTGCCAAAAGAGGAAATCTTCCTGGGGCTGAGAAGCTG GTAGTGGAACGATTTCATGAACTCTTTGCCCAAACAAAGTATAAAGAAGCAGCTGAGCTTGCTGCTGAATCTCCGCAAGGAATCCTTCGTACGCCAGATACAGTTGCCAAATTTCAG AGTGTTCCTGTGCAAGCTGGGCAAACTCCTCCACTGTTGCAGTATTTTGGAACACTTCTAACGAGGGGGAAGTTGAATGCCTTTGAGTCGTTAGAATTGTCTCGGCTGGTTGTGAACcagaacaagaaaaatcttTTGGAGAATTGGTTGGCAGAGGACAAGCTTGAGTGCAGTGAGGAGCTAGGAGATCTTGTTAAG ACTGTGGACAACGATCttgctttaaaaatatatatcaaagcCAGAGCAACTCCAAAAGTTGTTGCCGCATTTGCTGAGAGGAGGGAGTTCGATAAAATTCTGATTTACTCCAAGCAG GTTGGGTACACTCCTGactacctcttccttcttcaaACAATCCTCCGGACAGATCCTCAG GGTGCTGTTAATTTTGCATTAATGATGTCTCAAATGGAAGGGGGTTCCCCAGTTGATTACAACACTATAACTGATCTGTTTCTTCAG AGAAACCTGATCCGTGAGGCAACAGCTTTTCTCCTAGATGTTTTAAAGCCCAATCTACCGGAGCATGCATTCCTTCAGACAAAG GTGTTAGAGATAAATCTGGTGACTTTCCCCAATGTTGCTGATGCAATTTTGGCTAATGGCATGTTCAGCCATTATGACCGTCCTCGTATTGCCCAACTATGTGAAAAGGCTGGTCTTTACGTGCGAGCTTTGCAA CATTACACAGAGTTGCCTGATATAAAGCGTGTGATTGTGAATACACATGCAATTGAACCTCAG TCACTTGTCGAGTTTTTTGGTACTCTGTCACGAGAATGGGCACTGGAGTGCATGAAAGACCTATTGCTGGCCAATCTTAGAGGCAACTTGCAGATAATTGTGCAG GTTGCTAAAGAATATTGTGAGCAATTGGGTGTTGACAGCTGCATAAAACTTTTTGAGCAGTTTAAGTCTTATGAAGGACTGTACTTCTTCCTTGGATCATATTTGAGCTCCAG TGAGGATCCTGAGATTCACTTCAAGTACATTGAGGCCGCAGCAAAAACTGGTCAAATCAAAGAAGTTGAGCGCGTGACAAGAGAATCAAATTTCTATGATGCTGAGAAAACAAAGAACTTTCTGATGGAGGCTAAACTTCCAGATGCACGGCCTTTAATCAATGTCTGTGATCGTTTTGGATTCGTTCCAGATCTTACACACTATCTATACACAAACAACATGCTTCGCTACATTGAAGGTTATGTTCAGAAG GTGAACCCAGGGAACGCTCCTTTAGTGGTTGGGCAGCTTCTTGATGATGAGTGTCCAGAAGATTTTATAAAAGGCTTGATTCTTTCTGTTCGCTCACTACTGCCAGTGGAGCCCCTTGTGGATGAATGTGAGAAGAG GAATCGTCTTCGCTTGCTCACACAGTTCCTAGAGCATCTTGTAAGTGAGGGAAGCCAGGATGTTCATGTCCACAATGCTTTGGGTAAAATTATCATCGATAGCAACAACAACCCAGAACATTTTCTCACGACCAACCCATACTATGATTCACGAGTAGTGGGCAAGTATTGTGAGAAGCGTGACCCCACCTTGGCTGTTGTAGCCTATCGACGGGGACAATGTGATGATGAACTTATTAATGTTACAAACAAAAATTCTTTGTTCAAACTCCAAGCGAG ATATGTTGTTGAGAGAATGGATGGTGATCTGTGGGCTAAAGTTCTTAGCCCTGATAATGAGTACAGAAGGCAACTTATTGATCAGGTTGTATCTACTGCTTTACCCGAAAGCAAGAGCCCTGAACAAGTTTCTGCTGCTGTTAAGGCCTTCATGACAGCTGATCTTCCGCATGAATTGATTGAACTTCTTGAAAAGATTGTGCTTCAGAATTCTGCATTCAGTGGGAATTTTAATTTGCAGAATCTTCTTATATTGACAGCAATTAAGGCTGATCCATCCAGAGTAATGGATTATGTCAATAGACTGGATAATTTTGACGGGCCTGCAGTTGGAGAAATGGCTGTTGAAGCTCAGTTATATGAGGAAGCATTTGCTATTTTCAAGAAGTTCAACCTGAATGTTCAAGCAGTTGATGTCTTGCTAGATAATATTCACAGCATTGATAGAGCTGTGGAGTTTGCGTTCAGAGTTGAAGAAGATGCTGTTTGGAGTCAGGTAGCCAAGGCTCAACTCCGGGAAGGGCTAGTAAGTGATGCAATTGAGTCATTTATACGCGCAGATGATGCTACACAATTTTTGGATGTTATCCGTGCTGCTGAAGATGCCAATGTGTACCATGACTTGGTTAAATACTTGCTGATGGTAAGGCAGAAAGCAAAAGAACCCAAGGTGGACAGTGAGCTCATTTATGCATATGCAAAGATTGATAGGCTTAGTGACATTGAGGAGTTCATTCTCATGCCAAATGTTGCTAATCTTCAAAATGTTGGTGATCGACTGTTTGATGAAGCATTGTATGAGgctgcaaaaatcatatttgccTTTATATCTAACTGGGCCAAGTTGGCTGTTACACTAGTAAAACTGCAACAGTTCCAAGGTGCTGTTGATGCAGCAAGGAAAGCAAACAGCGCAAAAACATGGAAGGAAGTTTGCTTTGCTTGTGTTGATGCGGAGGAATTTCGCCTGGCCCAGATATGTGGTCTCAACATTATTGTTCAG GTGGATGACTTGGAGGAGGTCAGTGAATATTACCAAAATAGAGGTTGCTTCAATGAGCTCATATCTCTCATGGAGAGTGGTTTAGGGTTAGAACGGGCACATATGGGTATCTTCACTGAGTTGGGAGTTCTGTATGCTAGATACCGCCCTGAGAAACTTATGGAGCATATCAAACTATTCTCAACTCGTCTCAATATTCCAAAACTCATTAGAGCATGTGACGAACAACAGCACTGGAAAGAATTAACCTATTTGTACATCCAATATGATGAGTTTGATAATGCTGCAACTACCATCATGAACCATTCACCTGAAGCGTGGGACCACATGCAATTCAAAGATGTTATTGTGAAAGTTGCTAATGTGGAGTTATATTACAAGGCTGTCCATTTCTATCTGCAAGAACATCCAGATCTTATTAATGATGTTCTGAATGTCCTAGCACTTCGTGTGGACCATGCACGTGTTGTTGACATCATGCGAAAG GCCGGTCATTTGCGTCTTGTGAAGCCATACATGGTTGCTGTTCAAAGCAATAATGTATCAGCTGTTAACGAAGCCTTgaatgaaatatatgttgaggAGGAAGACTATGATAGATTGCGCGAGTCCATTGATTTGCATGATAACTTCGACCAAATAGGCCTTGCGCAAAAG ATTGAAAAGCATGAGCTTCTTGAGATGCGGCGTGTTGCTGCATATATCTACAAGAAGGCAGGTAGGTGGAAACAGTCTATTGCCTTGTCAAAGAAGGATAACCTCTATAAGGATGCCATGGAGACAGCCTCACAATCTGGTGATCGTGAACTTGCGGAGGAGTTGCTTGTTTATTTCATTGATCAG GGAAAGAAGGAATGCTTTGCCTCGTGTCTCTTCGTTTGCTATGATTTAATACGGGCTGACATTGTTCTTGAACTGGCTTGGATGCACAATATGATTGATTTTGCCTTCCCATATCTCTTGCAG TTTATCCGTGAATATACTGGCAAGGTTGATGAGCTGGTGAAGGACAAAATTGAAGCGCAGAATGAAGTGAAGGTTAAAGAGCAAGAGGAAAAGGATGTTGTTGCACAACAG AACATGTATGCTCAATTGTTGCCACTTGCTTTGCCCGCACCACCAATGCCTGGAATGGGAGGAGGTATGGGAGGAGGCTATGGTCCTCCTCCTCCCCCTCCTCAAATGGGTGGACTAGGGATGCCACCAATGCCTCCTTTTGGCATGCCACCCATGGGTAGCAGTTATTGA
- the LOC107457623 gene encoding clathrin heavy chain 2 isoform X1 has translation MAAANAPITMKEALTLPSIGINPQFINFTHVTMESDKYICVRETAPQNSVVIVDMNMPNQPLRRPITADSALMNPNSRILALKAQLQGTTQDHLQIFNIEMKAKVKSYQMPEQVVFWKWITPKLLGLVTQTSVYHWSIEGESEPVKMFERTANLANNQIINYRCDPTEKWLVLIGIAPGSPERPQLVKGNMQLYSVDQQRSQALEAHAASFAQFKVPGNDNPSVLISFASKTLNAGQIISKLHVIELGAQPGKPSFTKKQADLFFPPDFADDFPVAMQISHKYNLIYVITKLGLLFVYDLETATAVYRNRISPDPIFLTAEATSLGGFYAINRRGQVLLATVNEQTIVNFVSGQLNNLELAVNLAKRGNLPGAEKLVVERFHELFAQTKYKEAAELAAESPQGILRTPDTVAKFQSVPVQAGQTPPLLQYFGTLLTRGKLNAFESLELSRLVVNQNKKNLLENWLAEDKLECSEELGDLVKTVDNDLALKIYIKARATPKVVAAFAERREFDKILIYSKQVGYTPDYLFLLQTILRTDPQGAVNFALMMSQMEGGSPVDYNTITDLFLQRNLIREATAFLLDVLKPNLPEHAFLQTKVLEINLVTFPNVADAILANGMFSHYDRPRIAQLCEKAGLYVRALQHYTELPDIKRVIVNTHAIEPQVCSHFAWVLSSLCVCYFQHHKLFASYLFTMWLLQSLVEFFGTLSREWALECMKDLLLANLRGNLQIIVQVAKEYCEQLGVDSCIKLFEQFKSYEGLYFFLGSYLSSSEDPEIHFKYIEAAAKTGQIKEVERVTRESNFYDAEKTKNFLMEAKLPDARPLINVCDRFGFVPDLTHYLYTNNMLRYIEGYVQKVNPGNAPLVVGQLLDDECPEDFIKGLILSVRSLLPVEPLVDECEKRNRLRLLTQFLEHLVSEGSQDVHVHNALGKIIIDSNNNPEHFLTTNPYYDSRVVGKYCEKRDPTLAVVAYRRGQCDDELINVTNKNSLFKLQARYVVERMDGDLWAKVLSPDNEYRRQLIDQVVSTALPESKSPEQVSAAVKAFMTADLPHELIELLEKIVLQNSAFSGNFNLQNLLILTAIKADPSRVMDYVNRLDNFDGPAVGEMAVEAQLYEEAFAIFKKFNLNVQAVDVLLDNIHSIDRAVEFAFRVEEDAVWSQVAKAQLREGLVSDAIESFIRADDATQFLDVIRAAEDANVYHDLVKYLLMVRQKAKEPKVDSELIYAYAKIDRLSDIEEFILMPNVANLQNVGDRLFDEALYEAAKIIFAFISNWAKLAVTLVKLQQFQGAVDAARKANSAKTWKEVCFACVDAEEFRLAQICGLNIIVQVDDLEEVSEYYQNRGCFNELISLMESGLGLERAHMGIFTELGVLYARYRPEKLMEHIKLFSTRLNIPKLIRACDEQQHWKELTYLYIQYDEFDNAATTIMNHSPEAWDHMQFKDVIVKVANVELYYKAVHFYLQEHPDLINDVLNVLALRVDHARVVDIMRKAGHLRLVKPYMVAVQSNNVSAVNEALNEIYVEEEDYDRLRESIDLHDNFDQIGLAQKIEKHELLEMRRVAAYIYKKAGRWKQSIALSKKDNLYKDAMETASQSGDRELAEELLVYFIDQGKKECFASCLFVCYDLIRADIVLELAWMHNMIDFAFPYLLQFIREYTGKVDELVKDKIEAQNEVKVKEQEEKDVVAQQNMYAQLLPLALPAPPMPGMGGGMGGGYGPPPPPPQMGGLGMPPMPPFGMPPMGSSY, from the exons ATGGCGGCTGCAAACGCTCCGATCACCATGAAAGAAGCCCTAACC TTGCCTAGCATCGGCATCAATCCGCAGTTCATCAATTTCACGCACGTGACGATGGAGTCAGATAAGTATATATGCGTTCGAGAGACGGCACCGCAGAACAGCGTGGTTATCGTTGATATGAACATGCCAAATCAACCTTTGAGGAGGCCTATCACTGCTGATTCTGCTCTTATGAATCCAAATTCTAGAATCCTTGCGTTGAAAG CCCAACTGCAAGGGACTACCCAGGATCACCTACAGATATTTAATATTGAAATGAAAGCAAAGGTGAAATCATATCAGATGCCAGAGCAG GTTGTCTTTTGGAAATGGATTACACCCAAGTTGTTGGGTCTTGTGACACAGACCTCTGTATACCACTGGTCAATTGAAG GTGAATCTGAGCCTGTAAAGATGTTTGAGAGAACTGCCAATTTGGCCAACAACCAGATAATTAATTACCGATGCGATCCTACAGAAAAATGGTTGGTCTTGATTGGCATTGCTCCTGGTTCACCGGAG AGGCCACAATTGGTGAAGGGAAACATGCAACTTTACTCCGTGGATCAGCAGCGTAGTCAGGCTCTTGAAGCTCATGCTGCATCCTTTGCTCAATTTAAG gtTCCTGGAAATGATAATCCTTCAGTTTTGATATCTTTTGCCTCAAAGACACTCAATGCTGGTCAAATTATATCGAAGTTGCATGTTATTGAGCTGGGTGCACAGCCAG GGAAGCCATCATTTACCAAGAAACAGGCAGATCTTTTCTTCCCACCGGATTTTGCTGATGACTTTCCAGTTGCAATGCAG ATATCCCACAAATACAATTTGATTTATGTGATTACCAAACTTGGGCTACTATTTGTGTATGATTTGGAGACAGCAACTGCTGTGTATAGAAACAGAATTAGTCCAGATCCAATATTTTTGACAGCAGAAGCTACGTCACTGGGAGGCTTTTATGCCATCAACAGGAGAGGCCAGGTGTTATTGGCTACTGTCAATGAACAAACCATTGTGAATTTTGTCAGCGGCCAG TTAAACAATTTGGAGCTTGCGGTTAATCTTGCCAAAAGAGGAAATCTTCCTGGGGCTGAGAAGCTG GTAGTGGAACGATTTCATGAACTCTTTGCCCAAACAAAGTATAAAGAAGCAGCTGAGCTTGCTGCTGAATCTCCGCAAGGAATCCTTCGTACGCCAGATACAGTTGCCAAATTTCAG AGTGTTCCTGTGCAAGCTGGGCAAACTCCTCCACTGTTGCAGTATTTTGGAACACTTCTAACGAGGGGGAAGTTGAATGCCTTTGAGTCGTTAGAATTGTCTCGGCTGGTTGTGAACcagaacaagaaaaatcttTTGGAGAATTGGTTGGCAGAGGACAAGCTTGAGTGCAGTGAGGAGCTAGGAGATCTTGTTAAG ACTGTGGACAACGATCttgctttaaaaatatatatcaaagcCAGAGCAACTCCAAAAGTTGTTGCCGCATTTGCTGAGAGGAGGGAGTTCGATAAAATTCTGATTTACTCCAAGCAG GTTGGGTACACTCCTGactacctcttccttcttcaaACAATCCTCCGGACAGATCCTCAG GGTGCTGTTAATTTTGCATTAATGATGTCTCAAATGGAAGGGGGTTCCCCAGTTGATTACAACACTATAACTGATCTGTTTCTTCAG AGAAACCTGATCCGTGAGGCAACAGCTTTTCTCCTAGATGTTTTAAAGCCCAATCTACCGGAGCATGCATTCCTTCAGACAAAG GTGTTAGAGATAAATCTGGTGACTTTCCCCAATGTTGCTGATGCAATTTTGGCTAATGGCATGTTCAGCCATTATGACCGTCCTCGTATTGCCCAACTATGTGAAAAGGCTGGTCTTTACGTGCGAGCTTTGCAA CATTACACAGAGTTGCCTGATATAAAGCGTGTGATTGTGAATACACATGCAATTGAACCTCAGGTTTGTAGTCATTTTGCATGGGTTCTCTcatctctgtgtgtgtgttattTTCAGCACCATAAGCTTTTTGCCTCCTACTTATTCACTATGTGGTTATTACAGTCACTTGTCGAGTTTTTTGGTACTCTGTCACGAGAATGGGCACTGGAGTGCATGAAAGACCTATTGCTGGCCAATCTTAGAGGCAACTTGCAGATAATTGTGCAG GTTGCTAAAGAATATTGTGAGCAATTGGGTGTTGACAGCTGCATAAAACTTTTTGAGCAGTTTAAGTCTTATGAAGGACTGTACTTCTTCCTTGGATCATATTTGAGCTCCAG TGAGGATCCTGAGATTCACTTCAAGTACATTGAGGCCGCAGCAAAAACTGGTCAAATCAAAGAAGTTGAGCGCGTGACAAGAGAATCAAATTTCTATGATGCTGAGAAAACAAAGAACTTTCTGATGGAGGCTAAACTTCCAGATGCACGGCCTTTAATCAATGTCTGTGATCGTTTTGGATTCGTTCCAGATCTTACACACTATCTATACACAAACAACATGCTTCGCTACATTGAAGGTTATGTTCAGAAG GTGAACCCAGGGAACGCTCCTTTAGTGGTTGGGCAGCTTCTTGATGATGAGTGTCCAGAAGATTTTATAAAAGGCTTGATTCTTTCTGTTCGCTCACTACTGCCAGTGGAGCCCCTTGTGGATGAATGTGAGAAGAG GAATCGTCTTCGCTTGCTCACACAGTTCCTAGAGCATCTTGTAAGTGAGGGAAGCCAGGATGTTCATGTCCACAATGCTTTGGGTAAAATTATCATCGATAGCAACAACAACCCAGAACATTTTCTCACGACCAACCCATACTATGATTCACGAGTAGTGGGCAAGTATTGTGAGAAGCGTGACCCCACCTTGGCTGTTGTAGCCTATCGACGGGGACAATGTGATGATGAACTTATTAATGTTACAAACAAAAATTCTTTGTTCAAACTCCAAGCGAG ATATGTTGTTGAGAGAATGGATGGTGATCTGTGGGCTAAAGTTCTTAGCCCTGATAATGAGTACAGAAGGCAACTTATTGATCAGGTTGTATCTACTGCTTTACCCGAAAGCAAGAGCCCTGAACAAGTTTCTGCTGCTGTTAAGGCCTTCATGACAGCTGATCTTCCGCATGAATTGATTGAACTTCTTGAAAAGATTGTGCTTCAGAATTCTGCATTCAGTGGGAATTTTAATTTGCAGAATCTTCTTATATTGACAGCAATTAAGGCTGATCCATCCAGAGTAATGGATTATGTCAATAGACTGGATAATTTTGACGGGCCTGCAGTTGGAGAAATGGCTGTTGAAGCTCAGTTATATGAGGAAGCATTTGCTATTTTCAAGAAGTTCAACCTGAATGTTCAAGCAGTTGATGTCTTGCTAGATAATATTCACAGCATTGATAGAGCTGTGGAGTTTGCGTTCAGAGTTGAAGAAGATGCTGTTTGGAGTCAGGTAGCCAAGGCTCAACTCCGGGAAGGGCTAGTAAGTGATGCAATTGAGTCATTTATACGCGCAGATGATGCTACACAATTTTTGGATGTTATCCGTGCTGCTGAAGATGCCAATGTGTACCATGACTTGGTTAAATACTTGCTGATGGTAAGGCAGAAAGCAAAAGAACCCAAGGTGGACAGTGAGCTCATTTATGCATATGCAAAGATTGATAGGCTTAGTGACATTGAGGAGTTCATTCTCATGCCAAATGTTGCTAATCTTCAAAATGTTGGTGATCGACTGTTTGATGAAGCATTGTATGAGgctgcaaaaatcatatttgccTTTATATCTAACTGGGCCAAGTTGGCTGTTACACTAGTAAAACTGCAACAGTTCCAAGGTGCTGTTGATGCAGCAAGGAAAGCAAACAGCGCAAAAACATGGAAGGAAGTTTGCTTTGCTTGTGTTGATGCGGAGGAATTTCGCCTGGCCCAGATATGTGGTCTCAACATTATTGTTCAG GTGGATGACTTGGAGGAGGTCAGTGAATATTACCAAAATAGAGGTTGCTTCAATGAGCTCATATCTCTCATGGAGAGTGGTTTAGGGTTAGAACGGGCACATATGGGTATCTTCACTGAGTTGGGAGTTCTGTATGCTAGATACCGCCCTGAGAAACTTATGGAGCATATCAAACTATTCTCAACTCGTCTCAATATTCCAAAACTCATTAGAGCATGTGACGAACAACAGCACTGGAAAGAATTAACCTATTTGTACATCCAATATGATGAGTTTGATAATGCTGCAACTACCATCATGAACCATTCACCTGAAGCGTGGGACCACATGCAATTCAAAGATGTTATTGTGAAAGTTGCTAATGTGGAGTTATATTACAAGGCTGTCCATTTCTATCTGCAAGAACATCCAGATCTTATTAATGATGTTCTGAATGTCCTAGCACTTCGTGTGGACCATGCACGTGTTGTTGACATCATGCGAAAG GCCGGTCATTTGCGTCTTGTGAAGCCATACATGGTTGCTGTTCAAAGCAATAATGTATCAGCTGTTAACGAAGCCTTgaatgaaatatatgttgaggAGGAAGACTATGATAGATTGCGCGAGTCCATTGATTTGCATGATAACTTCGACCAAATAGGCCTTGCGCAAAAG ATTGAAAAGCATGAGCTTCTTGAGATGCGGCGTGTTGCTGCATATATCTACAAGAAGGCAGGTAGGTGGAAACAGTCTATTGCCTTGTCAAAGAAGGATAACCTCTATAAGGATGCCATGGAGACAGCCTCACAATCTGGTGATCGTGAACTTGCGGAGGAGTTGCTTGTTTATTTCATTGATCAG GGAAAGAAGGAATGCTTTGCCTCGTGTCTCTTCGTTTGCTATGATTTAATACGGGCTGACATTGTTCTTGAACTGGCTTGGATGCACAATATGATTGATTTTGCCTTCCCATATCTCTTGCAG TTTATCCGTGAATATACTGGCAAGGTTGATGAGCTGGTGAAGGACAAAATTGAAGCGCAGAATGAAGTGAAGGTTAAAGAGCAAGAGGAAAAGGATGTTGTTGCACAACAG AACATGTATGCTCAATTGTTGCCACTTGCTTTGCCCGCACCACCAATGCCTGGAATGGGAGGAGGTATGGGAGGAGGCTATGGTCCTCCTCCTCCCCCTCCTCAAATGGGTGGACTAGGGATGCCACCAATGCCTCCTTTTGGCATGCCACCCATGGGTAGCAGTTATTGA